Proteins encoded together in one Halalkaliarchaeum sp. AArc-CO window:
- a CDS encoding transposase, with translation MSNTSTALQDVASVDDFLNVAATETVSLFDHLEFEFLLEYDVFAPARRGRTRVHEPPDLFRGFLHCYYEDVYGTRPVTRELQNGLVWYYCGLDKPPSRDTVDRFLTDLEHVIDDVFDRLVEQAAARGLLDSTYSIDSTHVEAIQHNDAASWNYDPTAEEYYYGFGCTIVSTGSKIPIAAEFTQAKQADQETAMRVTRDALAVDTPVWMLGDSAYDILDWHDHLLAAGVVPIAPYNPRNTDDPKDIEYRIEDRIEEHSEDVQLKQSILEETYNNRTGVERTNDAVKDCGLGQVCARGRVHARTEVFLALCLRLVVAITNYERGNNPGCEKL, from the coding sequence CCCTGCAAGACGTAGCTTCGGTAGACGACTTCTTGAATGTCGCGGCTACCGAGACGGTATCGCTGTTCGACCATCTTGAGTTCGAGTTTCTGCTGGAGTACGACGTGTTCGCCCCCGCTCGCCGGGGGCGAACACGAGTTCACGAGCCACCTGATCTCTTTCGCGGCTTTTTGCACTGCTACTACGAGGATGTCTACGGCACACGTCCGGTGACACGAGAACTTCAGAACGGCCTTGTCTGGTACTACTGCGGACTCGACAAACCGCCATCCAGAGACACGGTTGATCGCTTTCTCACCGACCTCGAACACGTTATTGACGATGTCTTCGACAGACTCGTCGAGCAGGCCGCCGCCCGCGGCCTGCTCGACTCCACGTACTCCATCGATTCGACCCACGTTGAAGCGATCCAACACAACGACGCTGCCTCGTGGAATTACGATCCAACAGCTGAGGAATACTACTACGGCTTCGGCTGTACGATCGTTTCAACCGGTTCAAAGATCCCGATAGCAGCGGAGTTCACACAGGCCAAACAAGCGGATCAGGAGACGGCGATGCGCGTCACGCGTGACGCGCTCGCCGTCGATACACCGGTCTGGATGCTGGGAGACAGCGCCTACGACATCCTCGATTGGCACGACCACCTGCTGGCCGCAGGGGTCGTGCCAATCGCTCCATACAATCCGCGAAACACTGACGACCCGAAAGACATCGAGTACAGGATCGAAGACCGAATCGAGGAACACAGCGAGGACGTGCAGCTGAAACAGTCCATCTTGGAGGAGACGTACAACAACCGGACAGGAGTCGAACGAACCAACGACGCAGTCAAGGACTGCGGCCTCGGGCAGGTCTGCGCCCGAGGCCGCGTCCACGCACGGACAGAAGTGTTCCTTGCGCTGTGTCTCCGACTCGTCGTGGCCATCACCAACTACGAGCGAGGAAA